Proteins encoded together in one Bactrocera neohumeralis isolate Rockhampton unplaced genomic scaffold, APGP_CSIRO_Bneo_wtdbg2-racon-allhic-juicebox.fasta_v2 cluster11, whole genome shotgun sequence window:
- the LOC126765678 gene encoding uncharacterized protein LOC126765678 produces MSNNREDVAADLHPDRLKEHEKQIEAFMHSIEQTTNPFTSSIDKDQLYNISTGQATTPQIANCLLNVVSSGMFLRDQFITECNMNPDRFHKSLKKNPILTFASSKKKKIMKIGQKVHEIKLQRDLFGRLLALSLITNLDLEKVLCFPITPVKLSLCHIDGSFNKTTKSVLVQELEKKIEKMDQPPLQIDCVIVDGFFFLNTFHQIPLNFGDLSKKILQTLVKNSADNVAIIFDRYFLPSIKDCEHALRRNVDDKDFYIAGPQQSRTSDFAKNLKNIKFKEALVKFCIEHWADQEMKSIIGNKKIFLIHDLCYVYSVIDNKVSRMIDHGLSCPDHEEADTKAVFFACQMKEDSTVTIRTSDTDIIVIMLANMEHMKSSIKVWFDLGVGNARQYIAISTLFEKLGPLVSQALPALHALTRCDYNPAFYILMGFITMQKVFANLGSTDYDIEALSPTVESFICHLYGLKKLSDVNSARMEIFHKTYKVTDTSQPFSLNVRNYDACNLPPCRSELQQHLLRTKYIACWWRNAHNRILTELSPTDYG; encoded by the coding sequence ATGAGTAACAATAGGGAAGACGTCGCAGCAGATCTACATCCAGATAGACTTAAAGAACATGAAAAACAAATCGAAGCTTTCATGCATAGCATCGAGCAGACCACAAATCCATTCACTTCCTCGATAGATAAAGATCAACTGTACAATATCTCTACTGGCCAGGCTACTACCCCACAAATTGCTAATTGCTTGCTAAACGTTGTTTCGTCTGGGATGTTTCTTCGCGATCAGTTTATAACGGAGTGTAATATGAATCCGGATAGATTTCACAAATCTCTAAAGAAAAATCCGATACTTACTTTTGCAAgttcaaagaagaagaagattatgAAGATTGGACAAAAAGTTCATGAGATCAAACTGCAGCGGGATTTATTCGGTAGATTATTAGCTCTATCTCTGATTACTAACTTGGATCTTGAAAAGGTACTGTGTTTTCCAATAACACCAGTCAAGTTATCACTATGCCATATAGATGGTTCTTTTAATAAGACTACAAAATCAGTACTAGTTCAAGaactcgaaaaaaaaattgaaaaaatggatCAACCGCCACTTCAGATAGACTGTGTAATTGTAGATGGATTCTTCTTTTTAAACACCTTCCATCAAATACCGCTCAATTTTGGAGACttatcaaagaaaattttacaaactcTTGTAAAAAATTCAGCAGATAATGTAGCCATTATATTTGATCGTTACTTCTTACCTTCGATCAAAGATTGTGAACATGCTCTCCGACGCAATGTAGATGACAAAGATTTTTATATTGCTGGTCCTCAACAAAGTAGAACTTCTGATTtcgctaaaaatttaaaaaacataaagtttAAAGAAGCattagtaaaattttgtatcgAGCATTGGGCTGACCAGGAGATGAAATCGATAATTGGTAACAAGAAAATATTCCTAATTCATGATTTGTGTTACGTATACTCTGTTATTGATAATAAAGTATCACGCATGATTGATCATGGACTATCATGtcccgatcatgaagaagcgGATACGAAAGCTGTATTTTTTGCTTGTCAAATGAAAGAAGACTCTACTGTTACCATTAGGACTTCCGATACAGACATCATTGTTATTATGTTAGCCAATATGGAACACATGAAGTCTTCGATAAAAGTCTGGTTTGATCTCGGAGTAGGTAATGCACGCCAATATATCGCCATTTCCACTCTTTTTGAGAAATTAGGCCCACTTGTGTCACAAGCACTACCAGCTCTGCATGCACTGACGAGATGTGATTACAACCCagctttttacattttaatgggATTTATAACTATGCAAAAAGTATTTGCAAACTTGGGTTCTACAGATTATGATATTGAAGCATTATCTCCTACTGTAGAATCTTTCATCTGCCATTTGTACGGATTAAAAAAGCTATCTGATGTCAATAGTGCTAGAAtggaaatttttcataaaacgtATAAGGTAACTGATACGTCTCAACCCTTCTCATTAAATGTGCGTAACTATGACGCTTGTAACTTACCACCCTGCCGATCAGAACTACAACAACATTTACTGCGAACAAAATATATTGCGTGTTGGTGGAGGAACGCGCACAATCGTATTCTTACGGAGTTGTCGCCAACAGATTACGGATGA